The Capsicum annuum cultivar UCD-10X-F1 chromosome 3, UCD10Xv1.1, whole genome shotgun sequence genomic sequence actttcattttccttttttaccCTTGATTGAATCCCATAATAACTCACATACCACTTAACAAATTTCCTCAATCCACTTGACAAATCAGTTGTAGGCTTATACCCAAAATCCCTCAATGCCAAACTCACATTAGCATGTGTAAACGGAACGTCGCCGTTTCGTGGCATTTTAATAACATTCTTTTTAGCCTTAATGTTCAACAAATTTTCCAAAATTGCCACTAACTTCTTCACCGACACTGGTGACGTGTTCCCCAAATTATACACTCTTAATTGGGCCGGACCTTTTTTCTTTCCGCCGCTTCCGGTGCTCTTCTCCGCCGTGTCCAACGCGCCGACGCAGCCTTTTACTATATCATCTATGTACGTGAAGTCACGCGCCACCTCTTTATCATTTTGAGAAACGTAAATGTTTATTGATTTTCCTTGAATCATGTCCTTGGTGAAAAAAAAGTACGCCATGTCTGGTCTTCCCCAAGGTCCGTAGACAGTGAAGAAACGCAAACCTGTTAATGAAAGTCCGTATATATGGTTATACGTATGTGCAATTGCCTCTCCTGCTTTCTTCGTTGCAGCGTATAAACTTGCAGGTTTATCAGTTACGTCTTCTTCAGAGAAAGGAACTTTTGTATTCAAACCGTATACGGAGCTAGAAGAGGCCCAGACAATGGCTGGTTGTGGATCTGCAGATTTAGCAACTTCCAGAAGATTGACGAATCCTGCTACGTTTGAGTTAACGTAGGAGAGTGGATTCTGCATAGCGTAGCGTACGCCTGCCTGTGCAGCTAAATGAAGGATGTGAGTGAAGGGAACGATGTCGAAGAGCTTCTGAAGAAGCTCAGAGTCATTGATGTCGCCTTCGACTATGAAAATTTGATGTTTCGACAGCTGATTTTGACGAGCGCGCTTGAGCGATGGATCGTAGTAAGAATTGAAATTGTCCAGACCAAGAACGCCGTCGCCGCGTTTCTTCAATGCTAAAGAGCAATGAGAACCAACGAAACCTGCTGCCCCCGTCACGAGGACGGAGAGGCCGTTAGGGCGGTGGGGCGTGGAGGAGTGACGTACTTGTTTCTCCCACGATGCCCCACCGCCGTATATGGCGGAAGAGAGAAGGTTATGAGTAGTGGTGTGAATGTTGTTCATGGAATTATGGGGATTTTTTTCTGGAGTTAATGGAGGGTAATTTAtagtgaagaagaaaataagtaagagTGCCACTAATAAAGTGACACGAAATAAGAGTTTTGATGATGCCGCTATGAGTTTTGTGCTATTCACTCTTCGAATATAGCTGTTGTAACGCTCTAGCTTTGTGGTTTTGCTAGTGTCGGGTGGCGATGCCATTGGTAAAGGATActacacacaatatatataattTCACACTTAGCTTTTGGCTTTTGATATACGTGCACAATTACAATATGAGTATGTGATATTTGTCGAATATGGTAAGAGGGGTGAAGTGAAATTGAAGGTGTTGAGAGGTTATTGTTGGGAAATGTGGGAATGGGGAGTGCTTTGGATTGAGCAAGCCCCTGAGGGGAAGAAGGGAAAGAAGAGATGGTTTataaaggaagaaagaaagaaggattggtgtgtgtgtgtgtgtgtgtgtgtgtgtgtgtgtgtgtgtgtgtgtgaaagaaagggagaaataagagtGGTGGACCAAAGAGAGGGAGAGAAGTTTTGAGTTGTAGTTGGTTGGAGACCACTTTCTTTTTTTAGTATTCTATAATTTTACATTTCTTTTATTgtttataaaataatggaatgaaaataaatgaaaaataaagtaagAGAATGATGTGAATTGGTTTAGGAAGACTATTAATACTAGATTATTTTGGGGGTGGATGTCGCACCTTACGCTTGTATATGAGTATGACATATATCTCTTTGCTTGGCATATGTTTGTGTAACTCAAAAATGGttggatatcatcaatgaacatagTAAGTTTTAAAGTTGATATTATTATAATCTCCAATAATCTTATTTTGAATCAAACTACCTTCGCTAAAGCTATATATAATGTtagattattctttttaaaagaaaTGTATTTCAATCACTTTTGAATGATCCACAAATGATCTCTATATTTTAACAGAATCTTGAAATGCAAAAATCAGATATCTTGATTGCACATTGGATACTGATTTTAAGCACACATTTAATGAAACATAAGATATATCTACAAGTGGCGAAATTAATTaatctatatattatataaaattgttTTCTACTTTATGATATATTAGATGAAAATGAACCAAGGAAAATTTATAGTTTCATGCTTTAGATAAAGACTTTATTTGACTCTCATAAGAGTGAATAATTAGGTCATACTCAAGAAATAACGACACtgaaaaatatgacaaataatCAACTATACGTTATAGTAGGATGCTCGAAAAAAATTTCATTCGTAATAGAAATTTTGAGTTCGAGTTTTTGAAAGTAAACTTGTTGAAAGTATTGACTCCAGAACTGGACGTGTCAACgtgcaaattcaaatttaattaaaTTCTAATACAGATATCAAATACTGAATTAttagaaataagtataaataaagaTTACATGAATATCTAACAGTTGCTTTCTAGGAAATGAGCTACATTGGTCcttaatgtatattttatttttaaaatttatttattaatcctTGCATTTATGTAAGGGGTAAAATGCCAGCTAAAAATTGAGTCAGAAGTATAGAAGAATCTTAAATCCATGTGAGACACACATGGAGAATTTATGAGAAGTGAGAACACTTGATCCTTGACTTACTCTTTATTCAATATTATACAACTCAAAATGTGTTCTTTTTGTATTTCCTAATATagtaaatttcataaaatatacgtaatttcttttttgttacCTTGGTCGAAAGGTGGAAAAAGAATTCGAATTTaagagttttaaattttaaaaatcataatatttgaaTTAAACTTACTGAATTTTGCTGAATACGTAACTCGAAGTCAAAGTTGGTGAAAGTTacttattttagaaaatacatactccctccgtcccaaattttctaatttaatttctcattttacttgtcttttttcattaatcaagaagagacaattttttttttcatgttttacacttcgcattaattactttttcatcaaattaaaatgtaaacatcatttaataggggtactatggtaaactagccatgttataaattatttttattaatcaatgtgtcatctcaatttgagatggataatttgaaatggagggagtactaattatcctaaaaatgaaaaagaaaagttcTGTCAAACTTTTTTGTAAAAGTTAGCATATTTTGTTATTAATCATCGATAACCAGCATCAATCAGTCCATTTTAAGAAATCATTAAAGCGTGCACAAATTCTTAAACCAGCTCATCGAAGCTATCGCTTATCGATTGAAATTTCTCTCCTAGGCATAGAGGAAAAATTTACATAACCAACACAATACAATATCATATCTGTGTAAACCTACAAGTGAGGACTGAGGAGAATACGAATGTACGATATAAGTAACTCTTACCCTTATTTGTGGAGTAGATACACAGGTTGTCTTCGATAGGTCATCgactcaaaagaaaaatttatgaagcGAAATTACAACAAAAAATCTCTCAACAAATAGCAAATACAAAGCGAATGAAGTACGTAATAAATTGTGATACAcattaaataataaaagattaCGCAACTGCTAACGTAATTAAGCGACTAACatttactaaaaatttgaagaaattaaacCTAAACAATTTTTGTGAACTTAcaaataacaatttaaaaatacTTAAGATGGAAATTACTACTATAGTGAATTGACAGATGGAATCTGAAATGTCATTATCTACTTGTTTTAAttcaattataattataattcttTTGTTGCtttccttttctcatattttatcttttagtaatccatatttctattttacttttatatattaGGAATAAAGTGCATGACCGTTTGTCACCGACAAAATATTTTACAgttgagatatttttaatgattatatagctatttaattaattaatgacGGGCTATTAATTGTTTAGATCTTGGGTTTAGTTTGGACAAGATATAAACATGTTCTATTAATTGTCATATTTTGAAacaatattttttattgagtAGTTTAATCATTGCTAATATTAACCCTCCCCCCACAATAAATTCTTGAAAAACAATTTTTAGtgctaataaataaataaataaataaaagtagatacAAACGAaggaaagagaaaaggaaaaattgtGCAACACAACAAATTAATATCCTGTACTTATCTGAAATAGTGATAGTTTTGAAAAAAGAATTACATAATATAACGATATTGTAAGATTTATAACAGATATGTGtgaatatatttattatctttgtGAATATAATTAGATAGAGATACTATATAAATGTATACGGAAACACAAAGCGTAAGATATAATGTATTTCACTGTTATTATGCGTGTAAATGTAATGTATTCTGTTGGAAATATACTCCCTTCATCTTATTTTACTCGTTCTAATTTGGCGTTGcgcattgattaagaaaaaaaattaataacatggctactttatcatagtattcctattaaatgatgtttatattttaatttggagaaaaataattaatattaagagtaaaaaaggaaaaaaaaaactgttttgtcttgattaatgaaaaatgacaagtaaaatgagaaattaaattaaaaagtttgAGACAAGTTaaatgaaacggagagagtattatGTACATgggaatatatttatttatgcatttcactatattgtttatgcatatggaAATAATGTATTCCAAATTTGAGCTTGTGTAGACGGAGGCCCATAAGTTTTAATAGTTGCAGTTTAGTCCTATGAAATTTGTAGTTATTGaaattcagtcctttaagttaATTATTTGTAGTGGTGTCAATATATCCTCTTGAAATCCTCTTACCAATTTCGATTACGTACTCAAAACCTTacttggaaaaaaaaataaaatttgaatgttACGCTAATATTACGATTTAACAACGTAATATTTGTGTGGTAATAAAAGATGGAGCATATATATAGCTTCGGTTTCGTTCAAAAAAATACTAGATTATATTGTcggatttgaattttgaaaatattatgatctAAAATATTTTTCGATCTCATTTTGTCACCACACCCCAATTTTCTGTTATTGTAAAGGGATTCGACATTTCAtatatgaccaaaaaaaaaaaatcaatcgtTAAGGTGTTTAATTGAATTCTCTTTGCTACATATAGTCACGTCCTTACGTAGATATGTAAATGAAAAAACGATCTAcacaatataaaatacaactataaatattattttcagCATGACTTCTTTACTATTGTATCCATTTTTCGTACTTGATTTTTGATCAAAGAAACTAAAACATCAATACAAACCAAATTTAGTGTCACCAAAACATTATTCTGTAAGTTTTCatattatttactttatattgtttttcatattttgagaatttattgagaGATGATTGAATCTGTCCTTAGGTATAGGCACATTTAATCATTCGATCATTATCACTATACAGTACTGAGAAACATAACGTGCATGTGCATGGGTAGTGACAACGTAGTTTACGTAACATATTCATTGAACTAACTTTTAATTCTATGTATGGAATTAAATATATTTTGCTGATTTTACAGAACCATGTCTTTTTATCAAAGTTTCACATGTAACGGTTTGGCCAAAATTGCTTAAGCACTTGGtgttattaatattattgtatggtagtagtttttttcttttaagagaaTATTTTGTACTCACCGACAGTACAAGTAAATATTGTGTTTACGTTGTTTCGATTATaagtaaatatatttaaatttaagttatataaacTGACAGTATAAAAGATTTAGATGATTTAATTTGTGGACCATTAGTAGAGCCGCTTATCCATCTAGTGTGGACAGTGACGTAATCACATAGAGtgaacccaaaaaaaaaaatgtagtgagtatatattgaattatatagctcaaaattatattttacacatatatatattaaaccatGAGCAttcttattttggattttttttagcTATCCAGCGAAATTCTTCGATGTTGGTTAATTTGTAATTACTATTTACTAGTATACGTATAATGTAATATCTGTTTCCCTCCTAGctactttttagttttttttttccccTTTCCAAATGTAGATTTTCTATTCATATGAGCAGTTGTAACATCATTTTCATAGTTTTTTATCGTACGATTTTCTGTTACTACCATGGGCGGATCTACATGTAACAAGGGGCGGATCCAGCCTTCTGTTCAGGGATTCGGCTGAAtccccttcgacggaaaaatatactgTTTATATATGactaaaattcttttttaatgtggttatagtaggtgttgaacccccttcaactaagttttctttgaatatggaacccccttagttgaaatcctaatttttctttgaatatatGGAACCCCCTTCGTTGAaatcctaagttttctttgaataaagAACCCCCTTCGTTGAAATCCTGACTCCGCCTCTGCATGTAACGCAAGGGGCTCATCCGAATCCCCTTCGTCGAAAACTTACACTGTATATGTAGGATCAAAATTTTGATTTACGGTATATATGTTAAGTGCTGAACCCCCTTGATAGAAGGCTAAAGCTTGGTTCAGGGGTGCAAAATTTCTCAATCTGTGTGGGTTCGAGTCTGgataacatcttttttttttcaatcttttatattaatttttggaTTAAATCCCTAGTTACTTTCTTGTTCTCTTACATTTTGTCCCCTTTTGTTTCCCCCTCTCTCACTTGTTCTATCCCCTTTTATTTTCTCCTCTCACTTTCATGGTTATTAATTTGATGATTGacttctttttctattattttatatacttttgtttgttgtttatcTATTTTGACTGATTTAAAATAGTTTACATCTTTTCtccttaaaattaagaaaaaattagtattAGTTTTACTATGTTAATGTATAAACAACTTAAATGTAAAATGCAATTCTGATAACTTATTGTACTTTTTATGGAATttctaaatatgtaaattattttaacaAGTTTAAAGATTGTATGTCTCAACGCATCCAAATAAAGAAGTTTAACTTCCTCattttgttgttcatgttgaggtAGAGTTGAACTTGCTTTGTCTAGCCCGCTCAAATCAAATTCAATTCACTTATTTTTAAGGTCTTGTTAACGTGCTTCGTTATTTGTTTGAACCTCCTTAATAGAAATTCTGACTCCGTCACTGATAACTACTTGTTATTTTATGTGCTTCCGTAGTGCCGTTATCACATAATTTGGTTATCGTAATTGTTCCTTATTTTCTAAATGCTATGTAATGCTTTTTCCTATTATTTGTTATATATGTTctttttacttttgtatttttctttttcaaactgTTTTGATATGTGTTACTTGAGTCGAGAATGCGTACTTCGAAAACAATCTTTCTACCTTCATGAGATTAAAATAAGTTCTATATATACCCTACCCTCCTCAGATTCCATCTACAAAATTACACTGAGTTATAGATTTTGAGTAAGAGTAACTGTTATAATTtggacagaataagcaaaccacaagtaaaagaaaaacaagaacaacacacagatttactTGAAAATTCTTGCGAAAAAACCCACGGACAGAAACAAATCGAGGAATTTCACTATGAAAGGAAAgaagtacaatgtggagaatgacGTAATTTTTGAATGTCCAAAACTGACCCATTAattgcatttatatagtatgttcGTACAAATAAGTTCTACGCCCAAAAACATAAAAGTCCATATCGTCACCAAAGactccattgaaaatcacaaatatgAATCATACCGCGAAATTTTTAGGACcgaatcaacaaaattcaggtcatTAACTGTAACAGTAACACTAGTAAAAGTCCAAGGGCAAATAGTTAAACATGTTTCCATGTAAGTTGCCCTAGAATTAAGTGGAGCCCCATAACAAAATGACATGTTCCGTCGGTGTTGTtgacataaaaataaatactatacccaataagaggaaaaaggcaAATTAAATGAAGGCTCTCTTCATACATACAAAACATATACATCAACTTCACTTTTTTATCACATGGAAGCAACACATtattataaatagaacattgaaGAAGGAGTTGTGATAATAGTGTAGGACCCTAGGGGTGGGCGTGGGTGGGTGGTGGGGGATTCCATTAGCCActcaaaattttagaaatttaaaataaattgaataaattaaaattgtCAAATATACCTAAGTTGAGTTGTAAAGGTGTCAAAGGGTACCTAGTTAAAATGAAAAGTATATGAAGAATCGAGATTTTTTTAGGTATTCTGAATTTCTTATGAGCAACTTTATTTAGGTTTTTACTTATATATAATCTGTTATCAAACGAACAGGAATAAATAACatcacaaacaaaagaaaatacgAAGAACATGCAGATTTTATGCGAAAATTCTTGACGAAAAAAATTCACGGGCATAGAAGGAGAAAATTCACTATATTGGAGAAGAATACAAGGTGGAGACGAAAGTCTCAATGACATATATGTCAAAATCGTCCAAAACAACCCATTAAACCGCACTCATATAATACGAgcgtacaaataaatcctaaTTCCAAAAACATACAGGTCCATACGCTACCTCCACAGCCCCCCCGCCCCCGCTcccaaaaaatgataaaagaaaaactcaaacatgggtcgcaccgcaATCTTTTTagggccggatcaacaaaattcaggtccCAAACTCTAACATAATCGACATCATAAACAATACTCCAACATATTTAATGTGATTTTATTCGATGATCAAATTGATAGATACAAAACTCTTGtttcttttagattttattaatcagatgaaaataaaaaccTACTTATTTAATATTGATTCGATATTAGAAGTATATTGATTTTTTCTCAATAACCGAATATTTTTGTCTGTAAATACTGCGGCTTTCAATTCCAAATGCCCAAACCCTACAACTCGTGTTAGGGGTAGTATTAGTACACTTCAATATTCACTGATTCTTGATGACAATAATATTTTACTCTTCAATTTTTGTATAATCTAATGTTCAAACTAACTCATTAATGGATTATGTCTAGTCAAGAAAATtaatacctatattgcactatgCAGAAGAAGGATATTGAAAAAGAAATGAAACCACAAGATAGTTACTCTTATTTATAAGCCAACAGTAGTACATTAAAAGATTTAGGGGTTAATAATTAGAGTTAGGTGATTAGATCGAATTTAATTTGATGGGGCTAAGGTTGTCTCAATGGAAAATACGAGATTTTAACagttcatttttagatttttgtacTTAGAATTTAACTTATAGCCTTATCTGACAAGTTTGTACTATCCAAATGTACTAACCTTAATGTCATCTTCAGCATAAATAACACGATTAATTATACGATAGTGATTTATGGtcaataagaaaattataaataaggTAAATAATCTGGAGTGGATAATTGATGTCTAGATTAAAATGTCGACATCACACCTGCAATATGTGTCTTTAAGGGTTCGTTTCGTTGGAAAAAAGTTGTTCTGTGGAGATTAGTTGTTGTTTTATGGACGCGATGCGTGACGCCTAGGCAGAAGTGCCCTCGGCCTAATGGTTTCGGGAGTAACTTGTGTTCAAAGACTCGATGATCCACCATATATATCGGATAAATTATCTAATCACTATGATGATATGAATAGTGGGATAAATACTTTCGAAACTAAATTATACCTCCAattaaacacaaaataaaataagttataaataaGTTAAATTGTCTGGAGCGGATAATTGGTGTCTAGATTAGAATGTCAACATCACACCAACAATATAAGATAGATGATTAAAtacatatctaataaaataattaaattgcgTGTAAATTGACCAGAACACTATCACCGTCAAAACAAAGAAAAGgagaaacataatttttttaaagttgaaaagaaaaaaagataagcaATTGTagattgtttttcttctttttttttcgcTTGCCCTTAAAATTTGAGTATTTATGGTTATTGGGCTAGACGTTACAAATTGTTTTATCCAACTTTGGTCTTGGGATATTTTAAATGAACTTTGATGTTGATGTGAGTGGATGTACTTTGGTGATTGAAATGACGAggctttatttttgttatttattactcactttttaattttattttcatttttattccatgtagaaaattggaaaatttatttaattgatgCCCATTTCTTTGTCAATCATTGAATTGGATATGTGCCGACAGTCTAACGATTACAAATTCCTATCCTCacatcatatttgaaaacaaacAATCATATcactccgtttaaaaaaaaaaaaaactatttttgatttaatataaaatttaagaaaattaaaaaaaaaattgaatcttgtgaTGTTAAATTAAAGTTACGTCAAAtgcatcaaaatattttttaatttttaggtcTCAAACATGCCATAGAAAGTTTGAATTTAACTAATCATATCTTAGTGTTTtcgattaaatattttttccatcgtttttttttttggtttctcatccGGTGCCCGCATTGGAAcccccgactaattcggatcgcgcgTTATAGGGATCATTAAGATGGTagtgctcccaacagagttttctccatatccaGGATCGAtccctcgacctctgattaaggttGAAGCATCAAcatcatccactgcaccacaacccagaGTTTTCCATCGTTTTCACTAAATCTTATGATCAGAGTTTATTAAATTAACTACTTAACCAAAATTGTGACAATAATATATTACTAGAGGATAATCGTAGAGGAAGGACGATAGAATTTGATGAATATATAATGAGAGCTAACAAAAACCAATGGGACATAGTACTATATAGTgatatgttttttgttttttttttctaatacaaTATAATGTGATGACAAATGAAATAAAAGATGCAAAGTAGTAGATAAATTGTTTTCATTGAAGGAAGGGGAAGGGGTACCCCTACAAAGATTTAATTGAAGCCCACAGCTTTGTTTGAATATATAGGGATTTGAAAACAATGGTCCTTATTTTTCTTGCTTTCACAACATTGATTTATGGTTGGTGGAGTGAGAGGTGGAGCCATATCTATTTTGACTTTCAAAGGGTTtattcaatttgcaagttgaaaatatttatattaatcaTTTATAAAATGTGTTATGAATAGAACAGAATAAGCAAATTACAagcaaaatatataaatttacgTTGAAATCTTTGCGGAAAAAACTATGAATAGAACAGCGAAGCTCACTATAATGAGAGGAGTACAGTGTGGAGACGTAGTCTTAATTTTATGTATATAAGAACAACTCAAAATAGCCTATTAAACGCACTTATATAATAGGTgaatagaaataaattttaggcccaaaaaaatataaaggtacatatcatgaaaaatcacaaacatgagtTACACCACAAATTTTTTAGGATCGAATCAATAAAATTCGGGCCATAACTCTAACAATATGCTTAGATTATTGTATTTGTGTCGTtataagtcttttttttttattattaaattttattatcttcaacatatcttcttcttaattgtatttttctttcaaaactgATTAATATATTTTACTTGAGTCGAAGATCTATTAAAAATAATCTTTACATTTATAAGGTAAAAATAAGATTGTGTACGCTCTACCTTCTTTGAAACTTATTGGGATAATACTCACGAAAATACCTAAACTTTGACcaaattttcagttgagcatactgaactttgcgcgggtcctattaccctcctagactttttaaagtggatttaattcCCTCTCGAAGCTCTATACCCAGATTTGACGCTGGCGCGTGTATTGGTgcgtgtaatacacgcgccaCCTCATATTTACACTTGTCCAAGTAGGCAAATATATGACATTAAAATACGAgaaaaaagtctagggggtaataggatccccaCAAAGTTTAGTATGCTCAACTAAGAATTcgatcaaagttcaggtattttcgtgggtattatcccaaACTTATTTATGAAATCACGCTGAGTAAGTTGTTGTCAATCGTTTATTTAAGAGCACTCCATCGGTCCCACTAAAATAATACGATCCACTTAATAGACTGTTGGAGACCGCCCGACAAGTTTCACCCATGATTTTGTTCGAAACTCGGGCCCACATCAAAATCTTGTGTTAACATACATCGAAAGTCgcaaaaactcaaaattcctgTTGT encodes the following:
- the LOC107864325 gene encoding UDP-glucuronate 4-epimerase 6 encodes the protein MASPPDTSKTTKLERYNSYIRRVNSTKLIAASSKLLFRVTLLVALLLIFFFTINYPPLTPEKNPHNSMNNIHTTTHNLLSSAIYGGGASWEKQVRHSSTPHRPNGLSVLVTGAAGFVGSHCSLALKKRGDGVLGLDNFNSYYDPSLKRARQNQLSKHQIFIVEGDINDSELLQKLFDIVPFTHILHLAAQAGVRYAMQNPLSYVNSNVAGFVNLLEVAKSADPQPAIVWASSSSVYGLNTKVPFSEEDVTDKPASLYAATKKAGEAIAHTYNHIYGLSLTGLRFFTVYGPWGRPDMAYFFFTKDMIQGKSINIYVSQNDKEVARDFTYIDDIVKGCVGALDTAEKSTGSGGKKKGPAQLRVYNLGNTSPVSVKKLVAILENLLNIKAKKNVIKMPRNGDVPFTHANVSLALRDFGYKPTTDLSSGLRKFVKWYVSYYGIQSRVKKENESEK